Proteins encoded by one window of Anopheles maculipalpis chromosome 2RL, idAnoMacuDA_375_x, whole genome shotgun sequence:
- the LOC126566894 gene encoding toll-like receptor 7, producing MRTRADMFVYRFIPTTVNAVNYHNLVIGHADNAFFNTIPSFLTEVSILNSMHIRWLTVPQRSNISTLNVSFTGLRRIDMEKNDVLTEFIVASGNIAEISPSIRNLQASREICITNCLIESLDLGTFCDMSKLQVLNVYGNRITHIQNSAKSNCSLYDSLEMLTLSQNFLQSLNMELFNPFRILTLLNINENNIGAVFGKYKTDTDLRLFLSKNRIKTINVCEWNVPLMVWLDLRHNSLTAVPNCLEKLNGVRDLDLSFNQLRNVTVESFAKMDSLLRLIMSSNNMTTISFNTTRYPVNLKTVWITENKLTELDLSLVAVPSLEIYVDNNFIENVDVSNVSKNVTLLQMKNNPIDCSWNTVEERLNLTCIENRIV from the coding sequence ATGCGCACCAGAGCAGACATGTTCGTCTATCGATTCATACCAACAACCGTGAATGCTGTGAATTACCATAATCTCGTTATCGGTCATGCTGATAACGCTTTCTTTAACACCATTCCGTCGTTTTTAACGGAAGTGTCCATTTTGAATTCAATGCACATTAGATGGCTTACTGTACCACAACGGAGCAACATATCCACGCTGAACGTTTCCTTCACAGGATTGCGCCGAATCGATATGGAGAAAAACGATGTATTAACTGAATTTATCGTAGCGTCTGGTAACATTGCCGAAATATCACCATCGATCCGCAACTTGCAAGCATCCCGAGAAATTTGTATAACCAATTGCTTGATCGAATCGCTCGATCTGGGTACGTTTTGTGATATGTCCAAGTTGCAAGTGTTAAATGTCTATGGAAACCGCATTACACATATTCAGAACAGTGCTAAAAGCAACTGCAGCCTGTACGATTCGCTGGAGATGTTAACTTTGTCACAAAACTTTTTGCAAAGCTTAAACATGGAGCTCTTTAATCcatttagaattctgacactATTAAACATAAACGAGAACAACATTGGAGCTGTCTTTGGTAAATATAAAACTGATACAGATTTGAGGTTATTTTTGTCgaaaaatcgaatcaaaacgATCAACGTGTGTGAGTGGAATGTACCGCTTATGGTTTGGTTAGATTTAAGACACAACAGCTTAACCGCCGTACCGAACTGTTTGGAAAAGCTTAATGGTGTAAGAGATCTTGATTTATCCTTCAACCAGCTTCGGAACGTTACCGTCGAGAGCTTTGCCAAGATGGATAGCTTACTACGTTTAATCATGTCCAGCAACAATATGACTACGATCAGTTTCAACACCACTCGATATCCGGTCAATTTGAAAACAGTGTGGATAACAGAGAACAAGCTTACCGAGCTGGATTTGTCGCTGGTAGCGGTGCCATCGTTGGAAATATATGTGGATAATAACTTTATAGAAAATGTAGACGTTAGCAATGTATCTAAAAATGTCACATTGCTGCAGATGAAAAATAATCCAATCGATTGTTCATGGAACACTGTCGAGGAGCGACTGAACCTTACTTGTATTGAAAATAGGATTGTATAA